In Sorghum bicolor cultivar BTx623 chromosome 8, Sorghum_bicolor_NCBIv3, whole genome shotgun sequence, one genomic interval encodes:
- the LOC110437518 gene encoding uncharacterized protein LOC110437518: MAPEGAVKKRVAEIEGVATSAECMQPPALYISTTSELEVWTIPGHSPSSPRTIFYKVPQVQHCDFVHEFPNPDHDADEALTTMKAEPGIARLLEKAGITLGPNNRMPPPPAICEQWWSQAEALVKAKHKVQPKFGLGYRHIDTSDEGRDPVNANVVHCFTISTTTNDEAGYSYHPRHQAVEGGELDATPAPQQLEDGGQPTIDELVQINLGTEEDPRPTFVSATLTEEEREDYRSFLMEYRDCFAWSYKEMPGLDPSVATHKLAIDPQCRPVKQAPRRVRPEFQDQVIAEVDKLITAGFIKEIQYPRWLSSIVPVEKKNGQVRVCVDFRDLNRACPKDDFPLPVTELVVDATTGFDALSFMDGSSDYNQIKMDPVDALDTAFRTPRGNFHYTVMPFGLKNAGATYQQAMTYILGDLIHHSVECYVDDMVVKTKDRRNHQDDLRVVFERLRRHQLKMNPLKCAFAVRSGVFLGFVVRHRGIEIEPKKITAILEMPSPQKLSELRTLQGHLAYIRRFISNLSGCVQPFSKLMKKGAPFVWDEECQNCFDSIKRYLLNPPVLAAPIKGRPLILYIAAQPSSLGALLAQHNDEGKEVACYYLSRTMVGAERNYSSIEKLCLALIFALKKLRHYMLAHEIQLVARADPIKYLLSQPALTGRLAKWVLLMTEFDLTFVPQKAIKGQALAEFLAAHPVPDDSPLITELRDEDVFTTDIEAPWELYFDGASRAEVALDGTSRRRAGAGLVLKTPQGGVLYHSYSLLKEECSNNEAEYEALIFGLLLALSMEVCSLRVHGDTQLIVQQINGVYEVRKPELMPYCEAAQKLMNKFKNIEILRVPRSRNAPADALAKLAAALALPEGKPAQVTIEERWLLPAVLELISAEQEVDTVTMGAIKEDDWRKPFLDYFKHGHLPNDTVKRRQLQRRLPSYVYKGGVLYKRAYGQEMLLRCVNRHEADEVLKEVHHGVCGGHQSGPKMYHSVRLAGYYWPGIMADCLGVAKTCHGCQIHGNFKHLPPVPLHPTVPSWPFDAWGMDVIGPIDPPSSGGHRFILAATDYSKWAEAVPLREVKSANAINFLERHIIYRFGIPRRITSDNAKAFRSDKMHRFMEKYKIKWNYSTGYYPQANGMIEAFNKTLGKILKKTVHKHRRDWHDRLFEALWAYRVTVRTPTQATPYYLVYGCEAVLPLEIQLPSLRVAIHDGLTQDEQVRLRFQELDALEEGRLKAVQELELYRHNMARAYNKLVKRRVFRKGELVLVLRRPIVVTHKTKGKFEPKWEGPYAIEQVYNGGAYQLVDQQGVRPMPPINGRFLKKYFA, from the coding sequence ATGGCGCCGGAAGGAGCTGTCAAGAAGAGAGTCGCTGAGATAGAAGGAGTGGCAACGAGCGCTGAGTGTATGCAGCCTCCAGCATTGTACATATCGACAACCTCTGAGTTGGAAGTATGGACAATTCCAGGTCACTCCCCTTCTTCACCGCGCACTATCTTCTATAAGGTgccacaagtacaacattgtgACTTTGTGCATGAATTCCCTAACCCTGATCATGATGCAGACGAAGCACTAACAACCATGAAGGCCGAGCCTGGGATAGCTCGCTTGTTAGAGAAGGCTGGAATTACTCTCGGCCCGAATAATAGAatgccaccaccaccagctATATGCGAGCAATGGTGGAGTCAAGCGGAAGCTCTGGTCAAGGCGAAACATAAAGTCCAACCAAAGTTTGGACTTGGCTACCGACACATCGACACCTCTGATGAAGGAAGAGATCCAGTCAATGCCAATGTTGTCCACTGCTTCACCATATCAACCACCACAAATGATGAAGCTGGCTACTCATACCATCCTCGACACCAGGCAGTTGAAGGTGGAGAGCTAGACGCTACACCTGCACCTCAACAACTTGAAGATGGTGGGCAACCTACCATTGATGAGCTTGTGCAAATCAACCTAGGAACTGAAGAGGACCCGCGACCTACCTTTGTAAGCGCCACGCTCACGGAGGAGGAGCGAGAAGATTATCGAAGCTTCCTAATGGAGTATAGAGATTGCTTCGCATGGAGCTACAAAGAGATGCCTGGGTTAGACCCTAGTGTCGCCACTCATAAATTGGCGATTGACCCACAATGTCGTCCTGTGAAGCAAGCACCTCGACGTGTCCGACCTGAGTTTCAAGACCAAGTCATAGCTGAGGTTGACAAGTTGATCACAGCCGGGTTCATCAAAGAGATACAATACCCTCGCTGGCTCTCGTCTATTGTCCCCGTGGAGAAGAAGAATGGGCAAGTTCGAGTCTGCGTTGACTTTCGCGACTTGAATCGAGCTTGTCCTAAGGATGACTTCCCCCTACCAGTCACAGAGTTGGTAGTCGATGCTACCACTGGGTTTGATGCCTTGTCCTTTATGGATGGGTCCTCCGATTACAACCAAATCAAGATGGACCCTGTGGATGCACTCGACACCGCCTTCAGGACACCTAGAGGCAACTTCCATTATACAGTGAtgccttttgggttgaagaacgcTGGTGCAACCTACCAACAGGCTATGACATACATCCTCGGCGACCTAATCCACCACTCTGTCGAGTGTTACGTCGACGACATGGTGGTAAAGACAAAGGACCGCAGGAACCATCAAGATGACCTTAGGGTGGTGTTTGAGCGGTTGCGTCGACACCAGCTCAAGATGAACCCCCTCAAGTGCGCATTTGCTGTCCGGTCAGGTGTCTTCCTCGGCTTTGTTGTTCGACATCGCGGCATCgagattgagccaaagaagatcacGGCCATCCTTGAGATGCCATCGCCCCAAAAGCTAAGTGAGCTGAGGACACTCCAAGGACACTTGGCCTACATTAGGCGCTTCATCTCAAATCTCTCTGGATGCGTACAACCCTTCTCTAAGCTAATGAAGAAGGGAGCACCATTTGTATGGGATGAGGAGTGCCAAAACTGCTTTGATAGCATCAAAAGGTACCTTCTTAATCCTCCAGTGTTGGCTGCTCCTATAAAAGGACGCCCTCTCATTCTTTACATTGCTGCGCAGCCTTCCTCACTAGGCGCTCTACTCGCTCAACATAATGATGAAGGCAAGGAGGTGGCGTGCTACTACTTGAGCCGCACCATGGTGGGTGCTGAACGCAACTATTCCTCCATCGAGAAGTTGTGCTTGGCACTGATCTTTGCTTTGAAGAAGTTAAGGCATTACATGTTGGCACATGAAATCCAGCTAGTGGCCAGGGCAGATCCAATAAAGTATCTGCTCAGTCAACCCGCACTCACTGGACGGCTAGCAAAGTGGGTTCTTCTCATGACAGAGTTTGATCTCACATTTGTGCCGCAAAAAGCTATTAAAGGACAAGCTCTGGCGGAGTTCCTGGCGGCACATCCTGTACCTGACGACTCCCCACTCATCACCGAGTTACGTGATGAGGACGTCTTCACCACTGACATCGAGGCTCCATGGGAGCTCTACTTTGACGGTGCCTCACGAGCGGAAGTCGCCCTCGATGGTACCTCAAGACGAAGAGCTGGAGCTGGGCTGGTGTTGAAGACCCCACAGGGAGGAGTGTTGTACCACTCATACTCCCTTCTCAAGGAGGAGTGTTCCAATAACGAAGCGGAGTATGAGGCACTCATCTTTGGCCTCCTCTTAGCACTTTCCATGGAGGTATGTTCCCTGCGAGTTCATGGGGACACTCAGCTCATTGTTCAACAGATTAATGGGGTCTATGAAGTCCGTAAACCGGAACTCATGCCATATTGTGAGGCAGCTCAAAAACTCATGAATAAATTCAAAAATATTGAAATTCTTCGTGTCCCACGAAGCAGGAATGCTCCAGCTGATGCTTTAGCAAAGCTCGCAGCGGCGCTTGCCCTTCCCGAAGGTAAACCCGCACAAGTCACTATCGAGGAGAGGTGGCTACTTCCTGCTGTACTAGAGCTCATCTCGGCGGAACAGGAAGTCGACACTGTCACCATGGGGGCCATCAAAGAGGACGATTGGCGCAAACCCTTCCTCGACTACTTCAAGCATGGCCATCTCCCAAATGATACAGTGAAGAGACGTCAACTACAACGACGACTTCCATCTTATGTCTACAAAGGAGGTGTGCTCTACAAGCGCGCCTACGGACAAGAGATGCTCTTGCGATGTGTGAACCGTCATGAGGCTGATGAAGTGttgaaggaggttcatcatggaGTCTGCGGTGGGCATCAGAGTGGCCCAAAAATGTATCATAGTGTTCGCTTGGCTGGGTACTATTGGCCGGGCATCATGGCAGATTGCCTAGGAGTGGCGAAGACGTGCCATGGTTGCCAAATCCACGGCAATTTCAAGCATCTACCGCCAGTACCACTTCACCCGACGGTCCCTTCATGGCCGTTCGACGCTTGGGGCATGGACGTCATCGGCCCCATTGACCCTCCTTCTTCTGGAGGTCATCGCTTTATCCTTGCTGCAACGGACTACTCCAAATGGGCGGAGGCAGTACCATTGCGCGAGGTGAAGAGCGCTAACGCCATCAATTTTCTGGAGCGACACATCATATACCGCTTCGGAATTCCACGTCGCATCACATCTGACAATGCTAAAGCTTTCAGATCAGACAAGATGCATAGGTTTATGGAGAAGTATAAAATCAAGTGGAACTACTCCACTGGCTATTATCCCCAGGCAAACGGGATGATAGAAGCATTCAACAAGACCCTCGGCAAGATACTTAAGAAAACAGTGCACAAGCATAGGAGAGATTGGCATGATCGTCTCTTCGAAGCACTATGGGCGTACCGCGTCACGGTCCGTACCCCAACTCAAGCCACCCCATATTATCTTGTGTATGGGTGTGAGGCAGTCTTGCCTCTAGAGATTCAGCTACCATCATTACGGGTGGCTATTCATGATGGGCTAACTCAGGATGAACAGGTCCGACTCCGGTTTCAGGAACTCGATGCCCTAGAGGAGGGTCGCCTCAAGGCTGTACAAGAACTGGAGCTATATCGCCACAACATGGCGAGGGCCTACAACAAGCTCGTCAAGCGACGCGTCTTCAGGAAAGGTGAACTGGTGCTCGTGCTTCGGCGTCCTATCGTTGTCACACACAAGACGAAAGGAAAATTCGAgcccaagtgggaaggaccaTACGCCATCGAACAAGTCTACAACGGAGGCGCCTACCAGCTGGTCGATCAACAAGGAGTCCGACCAATGCCGCCCATCAATGGAAGgttcttaaaaaaatattttgcataa